A single genomic interval of Novosphingobium ginsenosidimutans harbors:
- a CDS encoding DUF4402 domain-containing protein has product MFRGTTNRKPVVRLLRTLGAVPVLALAALAANPAQAQRVSASGASTATVVAPLALLVNQSLNFGRVAPGNAAATVTLNPDTQVCTTTGPIVRTGVCQPAEFSGMGTRRMTVRIQMPSTITLTRVGGTQTMTVNNLVLDTTPDLQFLGGNGNGLGNGNRRYEIVPTNGIFDFRIGGRLNVGANQLGGVYNGTFVVTVQYQ; this is encoded by the coding sequence ATGTTTCGGGGGACTACCAACAGAAAGCCGGTTGTACGGCTGTTGCGCACGCTTGGCGCCGTGCCGGTGCTTGCGCTTGCAGCGCTTGCCGCCAACCCTGCGCAGGCCCAGCGCGTGTCCGCCAGTGGTGCTTCGACGGCGACAGTTGTGGCCCCGCTGGCGCTGCTTGTGAACCAGTCGCTGAACTTCGGCCGCGTCGCGCCTGGCAATGCCGCAGCAACCGTCACGCTCAACCCCGATACCCAGGTCTGCACCACCACTGGTCCGATCGTTCGGACCGGCGTCTGCCAGCCGGCCGAGTTCAGCGGGATGGGCACGCGGCGGATGACCGTGCGGATCCAGATGCCCTCAACGATTACCCTGACCCGGGTCGGCGGAACACAGACCATGACGGTCAACAACCTGGTGCTCGACACCACACCCGACCTCCAGTTCCTGGGCGGCAACGGCAATGGCCTGGGCAATGGCAACCGCCGCTACGAGATTGTGCCGACCAACGGGATCTTCGATTTCCGGATTGGCGGCCGGCTCAACGTTGGGGCGAACCAGCTGGGCGGGGTCTACAACGGAACCTTCGTGGTCACCGTTCAGTACCAGTAG
- a CDS encoding alpha/beta hydrolase, translating to MPQVTANGVSLEVERYGDPANPPLLLIMGLGAQLTLWPIELVEALVARGYHVIRYDNRDIGLSTKFTEHGVPNVRKVVLMRLFGLRPRLPYRLTDMAADAVGLLDALGIAKAHIVGASMGGMIAQLVAATYPERTLSLTSIMSTTGNRRVPPAKPEAFKALTTPPPTNASLDQIVPHVINIARAIGSPAYPAPEERLTERITRDLQRSFHPTGAGRQLAAIIDDGCRRERLKKVTAPALVIHGVDDPLVRVEGGRDTAAHIPGARLHEIPGMGHDLPLELVDEVADAIAGVAR from the coding sequence ATGCCACAAGTCACTGCCAACGGAGTCAGCCTAGAGGTTGAGCGTTATGGCGATCCGGCCAACCCGCCGCTGCTGCTCATCATGGGGCTGGGCGCGCAGTTGACGCTCTGGCCGATCGAGCTGGTCGAGGCATTGGTGGCGCGCGGCTATCACGTGATCCGTTATGACAATCGCGATATCGGCCTCTCGACCAAGTTCACCGAACATGGCGTGCCCAATGTCCGCAAGGTGGTGCTGATGCGGCTGTTCGGCCTCAGGCCCAGGCTGCCCTACCGGCTGACCGACATGGCGGCCGATGCGGTTGGCCTGCTCGATGCACTGGGGATCGCCAAGGCGCACATCGTTGGTGCCTCGATGGGCGGGATGATCGCGCAGCTGGTCGCGGCGACCTATCCTGAGCGTACGCTCTCGCTCACCTCGATCATGTCGACCACCGGCAATCGCCGCGTCCCGCCCGCCAAGCCCGAGGCGTTCAAGGCGCTGACCACCCCGCCGCCCACCAACGCCTCGCTCGATCAGATCGTGCCGCACGTGATCAACATCGCCCGCGCAATCGGTAGCCCGGCCTACCCGGCACCCGAGGAGCGGCTGACCGAGCGGATCACCCGTGATTTGCAGCGCAGTTTCCACCCGACCGGGGCTGGCCGCCAGCTCGCCGCAATCATCGATGATGGCTGCCGGCGGGAGCGATTGAAGAAGGTGACGGCGCCGGCGCTGGTGATCCACGGGGTCGACGATCCCTTGGTCCGCGTGGAAGGCGGCCGCGATACCGCCGCGCACATTCCGGGCGCGCGACTGCACGAGATCCCCGGCATGGGCCATGACCTGCCGCTCGAACTGGTTGACGAAGTGGCCGATGCGATTGCGGGCGTGGCGCGTTAG
- a CDS encoding TetR/AcrR family transcriptional regulator, translating into MRTRDRIVVTALHLFNEAGYAAVTTALLAERLGMAEGNLWYHFKTKRALLDAIGERFAASIEARLALLPEGDPVAGYIRLLRAMMAEFRDFRFLYRDQPAYGDHATLIAENAPRWTRETFAQIEAHLAALVEAGLLNLPREQLPNLAINATILLRFGLEHERELGAPTASGTGAVRRTLLRHLTLLEHALAPAAAAELKAAIEAIEAEEPLAA; encoded by the coding sequence ATGCGAACACGGGATCGCATCGTCGTCACCGCACTGCACCTGTTCAACGAAGCAGGCTATGCCGCGGTGACGACGGCCTTGCTGGCCGAACGGCTCGGCATGGCCGAGGGCAACCTGTGGTACCATTTCAAGACCAAGCGCGCCCTGCTTGACGCGATTGGCGAGCGGTTTGCAGCCAGCATCGAGGCACGGCTGGCGCTGCTGCCGGAAGGCGATCCAGTGGCAGGCTACATCCGCCTGCTGCGGGCCATGATGGCCGAGTTCCGTGACTTCCGCTTTCTCTACCGCGATCAGCCGGCCTATGGCGACCACGCCACCCTGATCGCCGAGAACGCGCCGCGCTGGACCCGCGAAACCTTTGCCCAGATCGAAGCGCACCTGGCCGCGCTGGTCGAGGCCGGCCTGCTGAACCTGCCGCGCGAACAGCTGCCCAATCTGGCCATCAACGCCACGATCCTGCTGCGCTTTGGCCTGGAGCATGAGCGCGAGTTGGGCGCGCCTACCGCGAGCGGCACTGGCGCAGTCCGCCGCACGCTGCTGCGTCACCTGACCCTGCTCGAGCACGCGCTGGCCCCAGCGGCAGCGGCCGAGCTGAAGGCCGCGATCGAGGCGATCGAGGCGGAAGAACCGCTGGCGGCGTGA
- a CDS encoding DUF924 family protein: MTAARQAWAADLLHFWFHTLRPPQWFARDDAVDAVLQRRFAPLLTGLPRQPLRKFLTDPLTALAAVLLFDQVPRNSFRGSPRAFATDRLAAAITRAVLAKGWHRRLTRTQRQFLLLPLMHSEAIADQRRSVRLFAANGDAGRKGFARSHYSMVARFGRFPHRNAALGRRSSPAEARAVASGNAW, from the coding sequence GTGACGGCCGCCCGGCAGGCCTGGGCGGCCGATCTGCTACATTTCTGGTTCCATACACTGCGCCCCCCGCAGTGGTTTGCCCGCGACGACGCCGTTGATGCGGTGCTGCAGCGCCGGTTTGCGCCGCTGCTTACTGGGCTGCCGCGCCAGCCCTTGCGCAAGTTCCTGACTGACCCGCTGACCGCGCTGGCGGCCGTGCTGTTGTTCGATCAGGTGCCGCGCAACAGCTTTCGGGGTAGCCCCCGTGCCTTTGCCACGGACCGCCTTGCGGCGGCGATCACCAGGGCCGTGCTGGCCAAGGGCTGGCACCGCCGCCTCACCCGCACCCAGCGCCAGTTCCTGCTGCTGCCCCTGATGCACAGCGAGGCGATTGCCGACCAGCGCCGGTCGGTTCGCCTGTTTGCCGCCAATGGCGATGCCGGACGCAAGGGCTTTGCCCGCAGCCATTACAGCATGGTCGCGCGCTTTGGCCGCTTCCCGCACCGCAACGCCGCGCTCGGCCGCCGCTCCAGCCCGGCCGAGGCCCGTGCCGTCGCCAGCGGTAACGCCTGGTAG
- a CDS encoding zinc-finger domain-containing protein, with the protein MSNQPETAIVTTTRVSCDGAKDIRGGAALGHPRVWLEIDERGYVDCGYCDKRFVLQGGPADGADQSQLDDVASGASR; encoded by the coding sequence ATGAGCAACCAGCCCGAAACCGCAATCGTCACCACCACCCGCGTTTCCTGCGACGGCGCCAAGGATATCCGTGGCGGCGCAGCGCTGGGCCATCCGCGCGTCTGGCTGGAGATCGACGAGCGCGGCTATGTCGATTGCGGCTATTGCGACAAGCGCTTTGTGCTGCAGGGCGGCCCGGCCGACGGCGCAGACCAATCGCAGCTGGATGACGTGGCCTCTGGCGCCAGCCGCTAG
- the nadB gene encoding L-aspartate oxidase has translation MNHDVIIVGSGAAGLTAALELAEQVKVLVLAKGAIDGGSTAWAQGGIAAVLDAGDTFENHIRDTMVAGAGLNRRETVEFVIEQAPHAINRLVELGVPFNTEGPDLHLTREGGHSHRRIVHVDDATGRAVLDALLRAAEAHPNVTLLPHRACIDLITGRHEERYSGSGRVWGVYALNEQTGTVEAHTARATILATGGAGRVYQFSTAPRGATGDGIAMAWRAGCRVANMEMMQFHPTCLYNLEVKNFLITEAVRGEGGRLLNPKTGHRYMPDYDERAELAPRDIVARANDSEIKRDGLSYVHLDISHQPADFVKGHFPTIYEKLLGLGIDMTTQPIPVVPAQHYTCGGIVIDLHGRTDLPGLYAAGECTESGLHGANRLASNSLLECFVFGEAAAADILARWEEFAAPPPVRAWDESRVTDSDEEVIIQQNWTEIRRFMWNYVGIVRTTKRLERAAHRIKLLMEEVGDYYGHFRVSTDLIELRNLLQCAELIVRSALERKESRGLHFTLDYPEMLPHARDTVLVP, from the coding sequence ATGAACCACGACGTCATCATAGTCGGCTCGGGCGCGGCGGGGCTGACGGCGGCGCTTGAGCTGGCGGAACAGGTCAAGGTCCTGGTCCTTGCAAAAGGCGCGATTGACGGCGGGTCGACTGCCTGGGCCCAGGGCGGGATCGCTGCGGTGCTTGATGCCGGTGACACCTTCGAGAACCATATTCGCGACACCATGGTGGCCGGGGCCGGCCTCAACCGCCGCGAGACGGTCGAATTCGTGATCGAGCAGGCCCCCCATGCGATCAACCGGCTGGTCGAGCTGGGTGTGCCGTTCAATACCGAAGGGCCAGATCTCCACCTCACCCGCGAGGGCGGCCACAGCCACCGCCGGATCGTCCATGTCGACGATGCCACCGGGCGCGCCGTGCTCGATGCCCTGCTGCGCGCGGCCGAGGCTCATCCCAATGTCACCCTGCTGCCGCACCGCGCCTGCATCGATCTGATCACCGGGCGGCACGAAGAGCGCTATTCGGGCTCGGGCCGGGTCTGGGGCGTCTATGCGCTCAATGAGCAGACTGGCACGGTTGAGGCGCATACTGCCCGGGCGACAATCCTGGCCACCGGCGGGGCGGGGCGTGTCTACCAGTTCAGCACCGCGCCGCGCGGCGCGACCGGCGACGGGATCGCGATGGCCTGGCGCGCGGGTTGCCGCGTTGCCAACATGGAAATGATGCAGTTCCACCCAACCTGCCTCTACAACCTGGAGGTCAAGAACTTCCTGATCACCGAGGCGGTGCGCGGCGAGGGCGGACGGCTGCTCAACCCCAAGACCGGGCACCGCTACATGCCCGACTATGACGAACGCGCCGAACTGGCCCCCCGCGACATTGTCGCCCGCGCCAACGACAGCGAGATCAAGCGCGACGGCCTGAGCTACGTCCACCTCGATATCAGCCACCAGCCCGCCGATTTCGTGAAAGGCCACTTTCCGACGATCTATGAAAAGCTGCTCGGTCTTGGCATCGACATGACCACGCAGCCGATCCCGGTCGTACCGGCGCAGCACTATACGTGCGGCGGGATCGTGATCGACCTTCATGGCCGGACTGACCTGCCCGGCCTCTACGCCGCCGGCGAATGCACCGAAAGCGGTCTCCACGGGGCCAACCGCCTGGCTTCAAACAGCCTGCTTGAATGCTTCGTTTTCGGCGAGGCGGCTGCGGCCGACATCCTGGCGCGGTGGGAGGAGTTCGCGGCCCCGCCGCCGGTCCGCGCCTGGGACGAAAGCCGCGTTACCGACAGCGACGAGGAAGTGATCATCCAGCAGAACTGGACCGAGATCCGCCGCTTCATGTGGAACTACGTTGGCATCGTCCGCACCACCAAGCGGCTGGAACGCGCGGCGCACCGGATCAAGCTGCTGATGGAGGAAGTGGGCGATTACTACGGCCACTTCCGCGTCTCGACCGACCTGATCGAACTGCGCAACCTGCTGCAATGCGCGGAACTGATTGTCCGCTCTGCGCTGGAGCGCAAGGAGAGCCGCGGGCTGCACTTCACGCTCGATTACCCGGAAATGCTGCCCCACGCGCGCGATACGGTGCTGGTGCCGTAA
- a CDS encoding GFA family protein, whose protein sequence is MQRIERQITGGCQCGVLRYAASAVMDNAHLCHCRMCQKAVGGLFAALVAVPREALAWTRGQPSRWRSSAEVDRGFCGQCGTPLFYENVTGAHVSVTLGSLDDPAAFKPVTHDGIEGRMPWFFDLAQVPDFGETEQPSQADWAAAIKVSNRQHPDHDTERWPQ, encoded by the coding sequence ATGCAGCGGATCGAGCGGCAGATTACCGGCGGGTGCCAGTGCGGGGTGTTGCGCTATGCCGCCAGCGCGGTGATGGACAATGCCCACCTGTGCCACTGCCGGATGTGTCAGAAAGCGGTGGGAGGCCTTTTCGCCGCGCTGGTCGCCGTGCCGCGCGAGGCCCTTGCCTGGACTCGCGGGCAGCCATCGCGCTGGCGTTCCTCGGCCGAAGTGGACCGGGGGTTCTGCGGCCAGTGCGGGACGCCGCTGTTCTATGAAAACGTCACTGGGGCCCATGTCTCGGTCACGCTAGGCTCGCTCGATGATCCGGCGGCCTTCAAGCCGGTGACGCACGACGGGATCGAGGGGCGGATGCCGTGGTTCTTTGACCTGGCCCAAGTGCCCGATTTTGGCGAGACGGAGCAGCCGAGCCAGGCCGATTGGGCCGCTGCCATCAAGGTCAGCAACCGCCAGCATCCCGATCACGATACGGAGCGCTGGCCGCAATAG
- the tldD gene encoding metalloprotease TldD — protein MTTDPRALLYRQLDPAQAQAITREALERCDDGELFLQYTASETFGFDDGRLKTADYSREAGFGLRGVSGEMTGFAHANEISAEAIRRAGQTLALLDPAANKLAAPPRASNRKLYTDASPLDLIPFAEKVKLLEMIDAAARARDPRVVQVSASLAASWSVVEIVRPDGFVATDIRPLVRLNVGIVAEQNGRRETGSFGIGGRRLYDDLFAPETWDRAIDSALAQALVNLESVAAPAGEMTVLLGPGWPGVLLHEAVGHGLEGDFNRKGTSAFSGKIGQRVAAPGVTVVDDGTLLGVGGQGRRGSLSIDDEGTPTAETVLIEDGILKGYMQDRLNARLMGVEPTGNGRRESYAHAPMPRMTNTFMPAGNDDPAELLSRVKKGIFAKSFGGGQVDIVSGKFVFSCTEAYLVENGKLGAPIKGATLIGDGPTVLTKVSGIGNDLAIDEGVGICGKGGQSVPAGVGQPTLLVEGLTVGGTA, from the coding sequence ATGACCACCGATCCGCGCGCCCTGCTCTATCGCCAGCTCGATCCCGCCCAGGCCCAGGCCATCACCCGCGAGGCGCTGGAGCGCTGCGACGATGGCGAGCTGTTCCTGCAATATACCGCGAGCGAGACCTTCGGGTTCGATGATGGCCGGCTGAAGACGGCCGACTATTCGCGCGAGGCCGGCTTCGGCCTGCGCGGCGTGTCGGGCGAGATGACCGGCTTTGCCCACGCCAACGAGATCAGCGCCGAGGCAATCCGCCGCGCCGGGCAGACCCTGGCCTTGCTCGATCCCGCCGCGAACAAGCTGGCCGCCCCGCCGCGCGCCAGCAACCGCAAGCTCTATACCGATGCCTCGCCGCTCGACCTGATCCCCTTTGCCGAGAAGGTGAAGCTGCTGGAAATGATCGACGCCGCCGCCCGCGCCCGCGATCCGCGCGTGGTGCAGGTTTCGGCCAGCCTGGCCGCATCGTGGTCTGTGGTCGAGATCGTTCGGCCTGACGGCTTTGTCGCCACCGACATTCGCCCGCTGGTGCGCCTCAATGTCGGGATCGTCGCCGAACAGAACGGTCGGCGTGAGACCGGCAGCTTCGGGATCGGCGGACGGCGGCTCTATGACGATCTGTTCGCGCCCGAAACCTGGGACCGCGCGATCGACAGCGCGCTGGCCCAGGCGCTGGTCAATCTGGAAAGCGTCGCCGCCCCGGCCGGCGAGATGACCGTCCTGCTCGGCCCCGGCTGGCCCGGTGTGCTGCTGCACGAAGCGGTTGGCCACGGCCTCGAAGGCGATTTCAACCGCAAGGGCACCAGCGCCTTTTCCGGCAAGATCGGCCAGCGCGTCGCTGCGCCCGGCGTCACCGTAGTCGATGATGGCACCTTGCTGGGCGTGGGTGGTCAGGGCCGCCGCGGCTCGCTCTCGATCGATGACGAGGGCACGCCGACAGCCGAGACCGTACTGATCGAGGACGGGATCTTGAAAGGTTATATGCAGGACCGGCTCAACGCCCGGCTGATGGGCGTTGAACCCACCGGCAATGGCCGCCGCGAATCGTATGCTCACGCCCCGATGCCGCGCATGACCAATACCTTCATGCCCGCCGGGAACGACGATCCGGCCGAGCTGCTGTCCCGCGTCAAGAAGGGCATCTTCGCCAAGAGCTTTGGCGGCGGGCAGGTCGATATCGTCTCGGGCAAGTTCGTGTTCTCCTGCACCGAGGCCTACCTGGTCGAGAACGGCAAGCTGGGCGCGCCGATCAAGGGCGCGACGCTGATCGGCGACGGACCGACCGTCCTGACCAAGGTGTCCGGCATCGGCAATGACCTGGCGATCGACGAAGGCGTCGGCATCTGCGGCAAGGGCGGCCAGTCGGTCCCGGCCGGGGTTGGCCAGCCGACCCTGCTCGTCGAAGGCCTGACCGTGGGCGGTACGGCCTGA
- a CDS encoding DoxX family protein, whose product MIRTALRWLLALFYGAAGVIHLANPAPFLTIMPPWVPAPELVVLLTGVAELAGAVGLLQPWSLPLRRAAGWGLAAYALCVWPANFQHLLNDLARADGGLGLGYHVPRLAFQPVLIWLALWVSAATDWPWRTGRAKGGT is encoded by the coding sequence GTGATCCGCACCGCGCTGCGCTGGCTGCTGGCGCTGTTCTATGGCGCGGCGGGGGTGATCCACCTTGCCAATCCGGCCCCGTTCCTGACGATCATGCCGCCCTGGGTGCCCGCGCCCGAACTCGTGGTGCTGCTGACCGGCGTGGCGGAGCTTGCCGGGGCAGTCGGTTTGCTCCAGCCATGGTCGCTGCCGCTGCGCCGCGCCGCCGGATGGGGGCTTGCCGCCTATGCCTTGTGCGTCTGGCCGGCCAATTTCCAGCACCTGCTGAACGATCTGGCGCGCGCCGATGGCGGGCTGGGCCTGGGCTATCATGTGCCGCGGCTTGCTTTCCAGCCGGTGCTGATCTGGCTGGCGCTCTGGGTCTCTGCCGCAACCGACTGGCCGTGGCGGACTGGCAGGGCTAAGGGCGGGACATGA
- a CDS encoding ABC transporter ATP-binding protein, translating to MEQPAAIRIHDLVKRYAPAGQGEGKLALKGVSFDVPQGEIFGLLGPNGAGKSTLINILAGLVMKTSGTAEIWGFDIDKDPRNAKRAIGIVPQEIVFDPFFTPVEVLDIQAGLYGVPKAARRSLELLGQVHLSDKANAYSRTLSGGMKRRLLIAKALVHQPPVIVLDEPTAGVDVELRRQLWELVSDLNAQGVTVVLTTHYLEEAEELCDRIAIINHGELIANKPTRELVEMAREKVVVVTVDKPAAECPAHPAIIKCEKTGDHTLEITYDKDRSNAGEVLSLVQAMGFGIVDVSTREADLEDVFVTLTSSAAQAA from the coding sequence ATGGAACAGCCTGCCGCCATTCGCATCCACGACCTCGTCAAGCGTTACGCCCCTGCCGGTCAGGGGGAAGGTAAACTGGCACTGAAGGGCGTGTCCTTCGACGTGCCGCAGGGCGAGATCTTCGGCCTGCTCGGCCCGAATGGCGCCGGCAAGTCGACGCTGATCAACATTTTGGCTGGCCTGGTAATGAAGACCAGCGGGACAGCGGAAATCTGGGGCTTCGATATCGACAAGGACCCGCGCAACGCCAAGCGTGCGATCGGCATCGTGCCGCAGGAGATTGTCTTCGATCCGTTCTTCACGCCGGTCGAAGTGCTGGATATCCAGGCCGGGCTCTATGGCGTGCCCAAGGCCGCGCGGCGCAGCCTGGAGCTGCTCGGCCAGGTCCACCTCTCGGACAAGGCCAATGCCTATTCCCGCACCCTGTCGGGCGGCATGAAGCGCCGCCTGCTGATCGCCAAGGCGCTGGTCCACCAGCCGCCGGTGATCGTGCTGGACGAGCCGACGGCCGGGGTCGACGTCGAACTGCGCCGTCAGCTGTGGGAACTGGTCAGCGACCTCAACGCGCAGGGGGTCACCGTGGTGCTGACCACCCATTACCTCGAAGAGGCCGAGGAGCTGTGCGACCGCATCGCCATCATCAACCATGGTGAACTGATCGCCAACAAACCGACCCGCGAACTGGTCGAAATGGCGCGCGAGAAGGTGGTGGTGGTGACGGTCGACAAGCCGGCCGCCGAATGCCCGGCCCACCCGGCGATAATCAAGTGCGAGAAGACCGGCGATCACACGCTGGAGATCACCTACGACAAGGACCGCAGCAACGCCGGCGAAGTGCTCTCGCTGGTTCAGGCCATGGGCTTTGGCATCGTCGATGTCAGCACCCGCGAGGCCGATCTGGAAGACGTCTTCGTTACCCTGACCAGCAGCGCGGCCCAGGCCGCGTGA
- a CDS encoding endonuclease domain-containing protein codes for MASYGNFKVRNTTRARELRRAATPAERLLWLYLARSQLGVKFSRQMPVGPFFADFLCRERMLIVELDGFSHDVQPQRDLQRDGYLKRAGYQVLHFSNADVLGNVAGVISAISLVLGEGPTPDPSRKREGGL; via the coding sequence TTGGCAAGCTATGGCAACTTCAAGGTGCGCAACACCACCCGGGCCCGCGAACTTAGACGCGCAGCAACCCCAGCGGAGCGGTTGCTTTGGCTATACCTCGCCCGATCGCAGCTTGGCGTGAAGTTTAGCCGCCAGATGCCAGTTGGACCGTTCTTCGCTGATTTCCTGTGCCGCGAACGAATGCTGATTGTCGAGCTGGATGGATTTTCGCACGACGTTCAGCCACAGCGCGATCTTCAGCGTGACGGCTACCTCAAGCGGGCAGGATACCAGGTGCTTCATTTTTCGAATGCCGATGTGCTGGGTAATGTCGCGGGCGTGATCTCGGCAATTTCACTCGTGCTTGGCGAAGGGCCCACCCCCGACCCCTCCCGCAAGCGGGAGGGGGGACTATGA
- a CDS encoding oxidoreductase yields MTTPQAPIESPFGYRSTALEVVTGLDLSGKTAFVTGGYSGLGTDIVRALTAAGARVLVGARRPDKAAEDLADVGGSVEIFELDLSDPASIDACAAEVASRTDKLHIVINNAAIMACPLARDARGYESQFATNHLGHFQLTARLWPLLKAANGARLVSVSSIGHRLNGLSVEDPNFEHRDYDKWLAYGQAKSANALFALQLDKLGAAHGVRAFAVHPGGIVTPLQRHLTMDEQKAMGWYDEQGKVNPMFKSPAEGAATATWCATSPLLEGLGGVYCEDCNVGAMVGDPPPRASGVWPHIRDEALAAALWDKSEAMTGVAFRP; encoded by the coding sequence ATGACTACCCCTCAGGCCCCGATCGAATCCCCCTTCGGCTACCGCTCAACCGCGCTGGAAGTCGTCACGGGCCTCGACCTGTCCGGCAAGACCGCCTTCGTCACCGGGGGCTATTCGGGCCTCGGCACCGATATCGTGCGCGCGCTGACTGCAGCGGGGGCGCGGGTGCTGGTCGGGGCACGCCGGCCCGACAAGGCGGCCGAGGATCTGGCCGATGTCGGCGGCTCGGTCGAGATCTTCGAACTGGACCTCTCCGATCCCGCCTCGATCGATGCCTGTGCAGCCGAGGTCGCCAGCCGCACCGACAAGCTCCACATCGTCATCAACAATGCCGCGATCATGGCCTGTCCGCTGGCCCGCGACGCGCGCGGCTATGAAAGCCAGTTTGCCACCAACCACCTGGGTCACTTCCAGCTGACTGCGCGGCTCTGGCCGCTGCTCAAGGCGGCGAACGGCGCGCGGCTGGTCTCGGTCTCATCGATCGGGCATCGCCTCAATGGCCTGTCGGTGGAAGACCCGAACTTCGAGCATCGCGACTATGACAAGTGGCTCGCCTACGGTCAGGCCAAGTCGGCCAACGCGCTCTTTGCCTTGCAGCTCGACAAGCTGGGCGCGGCGCACGGCGTGCGCGCCTTTGCCGTCCACCCCGGCGGGATCGTTACTCCGCTTCAGCGCCACCTGACGATGGACGAGCAGAAAGCGATGGGCTGGTATGACGAACAAGGTAAGGTCAACCCGATGTTCAAGAGCCCGGCCGAGGGTGCTGCCACTGCCACCTGGTGCGCTACTTCACCGCTGCTCGAAGGCCTGGGCGGGGTCTATTGCGAAGACTGCAATGTAGGTGCCATGGTCGGCGATCCGCCGCCACGCGCCAGCGGGGTCTGGCCGCACATCCGCGACGAGGCGCTCGCCGCCGCGCTGTGGGACAAATCCGAAGCGATGACCGGGGTGGCTTTCCGTCCATGA
- a CDS encoding cytochrome P450 gives MATAALEPEVDPFDVSRPEIYAEDRFEEIFRRHRAEAPIHYVKDSGFGPYWSVSTYKPIVYIEALPKIFSSSWDRGGIAISGNPKLAEEYNMREPMFIAMDPPQHTAQRRTVAPSFGPSEVAAMKAECAARTGEVLDSLPIGQPFDWVQRVSIELTTGMLAKLFGYPWEQRHHLTEWSDFGGDVELIKNPATIELRLAKMQEMGMAFAALWQERMANPGKDLISVMLQSDAMKEMAPEEFIGNLILLIVGGNDTTRNSMSAYAYGLNKYPEERAKLEADPALIPNAVQELIRWQTPLSHMRRTAVEDTELDGHQIKAGDAVVMWYISANRDESVFKDGEHIRIDRENARRHLSFGYGIHRCVGARVAELQLVTLLEEMAKRRLRANVIGEPTRVPACFVHGYKSLTVELSRY, from the coding sequence ATGGCCACCGCTGCACTTGAACCTGAAGTCGATCCGTTCGACGTCTCGCGCCCCGAAATCTATGCCGAGGACCGGTTTGAAGAGATTTTCCGCCGCCACCGCGCCGAGGCGCCGATCCACTATGTGAAGGATTCGGGGTTCGGACCCTATTGGTCGGTCAGCACTTACAAGCCGATCGTCTATATCGAGGCGCTGCCCAAGATCTTCTCGTCTAGCTGGGACCGCGGCGGGATCGCGATTTCAGGCAACCCAAAGCTGGCCGAAGAATACAACATGCGCGAGCCGATGTTCATCGCGATGGACCCGCCGCAGCACACCGCCCAGCGCCGCACCGTTGCGCCCAGCTTTGGCCCGTCCGAAGTGGCGGCGATGAAGGCCGAATGCGCCGCGCGGACCGGCGAGGTGCTGGATAGCCTACCGATCGGCCAGCCGTTCGACTGGGTCCAGCGCGTCTCGATCGAACTGACCACCGGAATGCTGGCCAAGCTGTTCGGCTATCCCTGGGAACAGCGCCACCACCTGACCGAATGGTCGGACTTTGGCGGCGATGTGGAACTGATCAAGAATCCCGCCACGATCGAGCTGCGGCTCGCCAAGATGCAGGAAATGGGCATGGCCTTTGCCGCGCTGTGGCAGGAACGCATGGCCAATCCGGGCAAGGACCTGATCTCGGTCATGCTCCAGTCTGATGCGATGAAGGAAATGGCGCCCGAGGAATTCATCGGCAACCTGATCCTGCTGATCGTTGGCGGAAATGACACGACCCGCAATTCAATGTCGGCCTATGCCTATGGGCTCAACAAGTATCCGGAAGAGCGCGCCAAGCTGGAAGCCGATCCCGCGCTGATCCCCAATGCGGTGCAGGAACTGATCCGCTGGCAGACGCCTTTGTCGCACATGCGCCGTACTGCGGTGGAGGATACCGAGCTTGATGGCCACCAGATCAAGGCCGGCGATGCCGTGGTGATGTGGTACATCTCTGCCAACCGCGACGAAAGCGTATTCAAGGACGGCGAGCATATCCGCATCGATCGCGAGAACGCCCGCCGCCACCTGTCCTTTGGCTATGGCATCCACCGCTGTGTCGGGGCGCGGGTGGCCGAACTGCAGCTCGTCACCTTGCTGGAGGAAATGGCCAAGCGGCGCCTGCGCGCCAATGTGATCGGTGAGCCGACCCGAGTCCCGGCTTGCTTTGTCCATGGTTACAAGTCGCTAACGGTAGAGCTTTCGCGTTACTGA